From the genome of Rhodobacteraceae bacterium Araon29, one region includes:
- a CDS encoding serine/threonine protein kinase, protein MTTIVNSWNEWDPLKHVIVGRADDCHIPPEEPALDAKVPEDSDMRGQWGRRPQETIDRANELLDNFANMLGKRGVTVDRPTPIDFSKPATTPDFHTDSQFGCMPPRDVLLTVGSEILEATMSYRCRWFEYLCYRPLMERYWEEDPNFRHEAAPKPRLTDEDYHPDYLSDKIGVEKRLKWAAEKFFVTTEQEPLFDAADVLRFGRDLVVQHGFTTNLKGIEWLRRHFPDHRVHTVNFPGDPYPIHIDATFTPLRPGLILNNPQRRLPDEQRGMFEKNDWQIVDAAQPAHNAPPPLCYSSTWLSMNVLVLDHKTVCVEKSEVYQAEQMDKLGMDVVEVDLRDAYAFGGGLHCCTADVYREGSCEDYFPVK, encoded by the coding sequence ATGACCACAATCGTCAACAGTTGGAATGAATGGGATCCATTGAAACATGTGATTGTCGGCCGCGCCGATGATTGCCACATCCCGCCAGAAGAGCCCGCGCTTGATGCCAAGGTTCCCGAAGATAGCGATATGCGCGGCCAATGGGGGCGCCGGCCGCAAGAAACCATCGACCGCGCCAATGAGCTGCTCGATAACTTTGCAAATATGTTGGGAAAACGGGGGGTTACAGTAGATCGGCCAACGCCGATTGATTTTTCCAAACCCGCCACAACACCCGATTTTCATACCGATAGCCAGTTTGGCTGCATGCCGCCGCGCGATGTTTTGCTGACCGTTGGCTCCGAAATTCTTGAGGCAACGATGTCATATCGCTGCCGCTGGTTTGAGTACCTGTGTTACCGGCCATTGATGGAGCGTTATTGGGAGGAAGACCCCAATTTCCGCCATGAAGCGGCGCCAAAGCCGCGCCTAACAGACGAAGATTATCACCCCGATTACCTTTCTGATAAAATCGGGGTTGAAAAGCGGCTTAAGTGGGCGGCGGAGAAGTTTTTTGTCACCACCGAGCAAGAACCGCTGTTTGATGCAGCAGATGTCCTTCGATTCGGCCGCGATCTGGTGGTGCAGCACGGCTTTACCACCAACCTGAAAGGCATTGAGTGGCTGCGCCGGCATTTCCCCGATCACCGCGTGCACACAGTCAATTTCCCCGGTGATCCCTATCCGATCCATATTGACGCAACCTTTACCCCGCTGCGGCCCGGTTTGATCTTGAACAACCCGCAACGGCGCCTGCCCGATGAGCAGCGCGGCATGTTTGAAAAAAATGACTGGCAGATCGTGGATGCGGCGCAACCGGCGCATAATGCACCGCCGCCCCTTTGCTATTCATCGACATGGCTAAGCATGAATGTTCTGGTGCTAGACCATAAAACGGTTTGCGTTGAAAAATCCGAGGTCTACCAAGCGGAGCAGATGGATAAACTGGGCATGGACGTGGTTGAGGTTGATCTGCGTGATGCCTATGCCTTTGGCGGCGGGCTGCATTGCTGCACGGCAGATGTTTACCGCGAAGGCAGCTGCGAAGATTATTTTCCTGTAAAATAA
- a CDS encoding CoA-binding protein, with the protein MSNTYSHRYLYDILTRTKVIAAVGVSPNPIRPSYFVARYLSFKGYRVISVNPGHAGKILFGEKVYAQLSDINEPVDMVDIFRRPEAVPAIVDDALACFKGLKTIWMQIGVEHPAAAAMAEAQGIDVIQNLCPKMERQRLFGELRKYGVNTGVISSRLF; encoded by the coding sequence GTGTCAAACACTTATTCCCATCGCTATTTGTATGATATTTTGACCCGAACCAAAGTTATTGCAGCGGTTGGGGTTAGCCCTAATCCAATCCGCCCGAGTTATTTTGTGGCCCGGTATCTTAGTTTTAAAGGGTACCGCGTAATCTCGGTCAACCCTGGGCATGCCGGTAAAATATTATTTGGTGAAAAGGTTTATGCGCAGTTGTCAGATATCAATGAACCCGTTGATATGGTTGATATTTTCCGTAGGCCAGAGGCAGTGCCTGCAATTGTAGATGATGCTCTGGCGTGTTTCAAAGGTCTTAAAACCATCTGGATGCAAATCGGTGTTGAGCATCCTGCCGCTGCCGCTATGGCTGAAGCGCAGGGCATTGATGTGATCCAAAACCTTTGCCCCAAAATGGAGCGCCAGCGGCTTTTTGGCGAGCTGCGCAAATATGGTGTCAATACTGGTGTGATTTCATCACGGCTGTTTTGA
- a CDS encoding helix-turn-helix domain-containing protein: MHPSSPYLTTKELAQLLRLGERKVYDLASSEQIPCLRAGGKLLFERSAVEAWLKQSHTGPNLEAALNLPAIIAGSHDPLLDWALRQSGSGLAGYFDGSEDGLTRVRGKKAALCALHIYEEKGWNTNRVSAEFNDLPVVLVEFCKRERGLIASQGNPLGIKGLDDIKRRRLARRQEGAAGQKLFEHLLSDAGVNADMAFAGQSIARSESDLALEVKSGRAEAAFGLKSEAVAQNLDFIPIMTERLDLLVWRKAWFDTAFQKFINFCEGDIFKDQAKSLSGYDLSDFGHIHFNASH, from the coding sequence ATGCACCCAAGCAGCCCGTATTTGACCACCAAAGAACTTGCTCAACTGCTGCGCCTTGGTGAACGTAAGGTTTATGATCTTGCCTCCAGCGAGCAAATACCCTGCTTGCGCGCAGGAGGAAAACTACTGTTTGAGCGCAGTGCAGTTGAGGCTTGGCTCAAACAATCCCATACTGGCCCAAACCTTGAGGCCGCGCTTAACTTGCCAGCGATTATCGCCGGCAGCCATGATCCGCTGCTCGACTGGGCGTTGCGACAATCCGGCAGCGGGCTTGCGGGCTATTTTGATGGCAGCGAAGACGGGCTTACGCGGGTGCGCGGCAAAAAAGCGGCGCTCTGCGCATTGCATATTTATGAAGAAAAGGGCTGGAATACCAACCGCGTGTCGGCAGAATTTAACGATCTTCCTGTTGTCTTGGTTGAGTTTTGCAAACGGGAACGCGGTCTAATCGCTTCGCAAGGAAACCCGTTAGGTATCAAGGGCTTAGATGATATAAAGCGCCGTCGACTTGCCCGCCGGCAAGAGGGCGCAGCGGGTCAGAAATTGTTTGAACACTTGCTGTCAGACGCAGGTGTCAACGCTGATATGGCCTTTGCAGGGCAAAGTATTGCACGCTCTGAAAGCGATCTCGCGCTTGAGGTGAAATCAGGCCGTGCCGAGGCCGCCTTTGGGCTTAAATCCGAAGCTGTTGCGCAAAATCTTGATTTTATTCCGATCATGACAGAACGGCTTGACCTTTTAGTCTGGCGTAAAGCTTGGTTTGATACTGCGTTTCAAAAATTTATAAATTTTTGTGAAGGCGATATATTCAAAGATCAGGCAAAATCGCTGTCTGGCTATGATTTATCTGATTTTGGCCATATTCATTTTAACGCGTCGCATTAG